In Candidatus Margulisiibacteriota bacterium, the following proteins share a genomic window:
- a CDS encoding response regulator: MKILIADDEEIVRTSLEEILKKAGGFEADFAYDGEEAVNKIKTAFYDAVLLDLEMPKISGYDVLAQARVIHPDLPVIFITGKADVKKVVASIAKNGLSGFIEKPFTPNEVLDVVIKATRKKG, translated from the coding sequence ATGAAAATATTAATTGCCGACGACGAGGAGATCGTGAGGACATCGCTTGAGGAAATCCTGAAAAAAGCCGGTGGTTTCGAGGCCGATTTCGCTTATGACGGGGAAGAAGCCGTCAATAAAATTAAAACCGCCTTTTACGACGCCGTCCTGCTCGATCTCGAGATGCCCAAGATCAGCGGCTACGACGTGCTGGCCCAAGCCAGAGTGATCCATCCCGACCTGCCGGTAATCTTTATTACCGGCAAAGCCGACGTTAAGAAGGTCGTCGCGTCGATCGCCAAAAACGGGTTGAGCGGTTTTATCGAAAAGCCTTTTACTCCGAACGAGGTGCTGGATGTGGTCATTAAAGCAACCAGAAAAAAGGGGTAA
- a CDS encoding ATP-binding protein — translation MLDDLILHDLKNPLSGITGSIGLFLDGTLGPISEEQQKYLINIDFSARKLALLLMELSSINNAEQGELIINKTSFPAREFEKELVWIRQLAGKEDKTIAVAIDNNLTVRADKELTLMAIEDLLLNAVKQVDRGGQVSFNIKKEKDGALFEITTAGDGIPQAYASKVFDKDFRAEHPELKLKTSAGLGLYFCKLALGAQGGRIGVEGARFYFSLPAGRQGLPQ, via the coding sequence ATGCTTGACGATCTGATCCTGCACGACCTTAAAAATCCTCTCTCCGGCATCACCGGCTCGATCGGACTGTTCCTGGACGGCACGCTCGGGCCAATCAGCGAGGAACAGCAAAAATATCTGATCAATATCGATTTCAGCGCAAGAAAGCTCGCCCTGCTCCTGATGGAACTAAGCTCTATTAACAACGCGGAGCAGGGCGAGCTTATCATTAACAAAACTTCATTCCCGGCCCGGGAATTCGAGAAAGAACTGGTCTGGATCCGGCAACTGGCGGGAAAAGAGGACAAGACAATTGCCGTCGCTATCGATAACAATCTGACCGTGAGGGCCGACAAAGAGCTCACCTTGATGGCAATAGAGGACCTGCTGCTAAACGCCGTCAAGCAAGTCGATCGCGGAGGACAGGTATCGTTTAACATTAAAAAAGAAAAGGACGGCGCGCTGTTCGAAATAACGACCGCCGGCGACGGCATCCCGCAGGCCTACGCGTCAAAAGTATTTGACAAGGACTTTCGGGCCGAACATCCGGAATTAAAATTAAAAACCAGCGCCGGCCTGGGCCTCTATTTTTGCAAACTTGCCCTGGGGGCACAGGGCGGCCGGATCGGCGTCGAAGGCGCCCGATTCTATTTCTCCCTGCCTGCCGGCAGGCAGGGCTTGCCTCAATAG
- a CDS encoding response regulator, producing MAKILLVDDETEFVEMLAFRLAKAGGYEVESAYDGEEGLQKARAGHPDLIILDIWMPKKDGYQVIKELKSSEGTALIPVIILTASTLPQTLAKIKAAGAADYILKPFEPTVMMAKIKAALEKKNA from the coding sequence ATGGCTAAAATACTGCTCGTTGACGACGAAACAGAATTTGTCGAAATGCTCGCCTTCCGGCTGGCCAAAGCCGGCGGCTACGAGGTGGAGTCGGCCTACGACGGCGAAGAGGGCCTGCAGAAAGCCCGCGCCGGACATCCCGACCTGATCATCCTTGACATCTGGATGCCAAAAAAAGACGGCTACCAGGTCATCAAGGAATTGAAAAGTTCGGAGGGAACCGCCCTCATTCCGGTGATCATTCTCACCGCCAGCACCCTGCCCCAGACCCTGGCCAAGATCAAAGCGGCCGGCGCCGCCGATTATATCCTGAAGCCGTTCGAGCCTACCGTCATGATGGCCAAGATCAAGGCCGCCCTAGAGAAAAAAAATGCTTGA
- a CDS encoding PAS domain S-box protein has protein sequence MTRSKSGIAGGLWFFIFVVLTLLAVCLIGLTYFNNQRDQLKILARNNLTAITNLKVDQIENWHQKQMEDAAFINEIPLVTKPFLLWLEGGRSAELKQEVLTWMRILKKHHKYENLCLVNRAGLVLLSENKNSPINIVDEQKLILDTLRSKQSTLCDFHRGANGRIKLDIGVPIMNDGDAAGVLILRIDPELFLFPLIQIWPVPSDSAETLLVRQQSGEVVFLNELRHKKDAALNLHFPVGTKYLPAAMAVRGVSRLLTGIDYRGVPVLAVGRPIPGTSWFIISKVDAREIYSPMLWIGLRAAAIGLLSLGLLGFGFYLIIRRQGEIELIESKENFERLVSASPDAVVAADLEGKITYASAEALKMNGIKNLEEMIGRNIFELVTPEQRNAARKSFQQTVETGLIKELEYSLLRRDGSQFVGSINAALTKNATEKPQGVIITVNDITYKKALERIVKDSAVKFQSLFDNMSSGVVIYLYRQNGSEDFIISDINRAAEQIEKVNRQAVVGRGVLEVFPGVKSFGLFDILLRVWRTGQPEHFPIGLYQDQRISGWRENYIYKLPTGEVVAVYDDITQRKQAEEKLAIESYRLQKSQELALVGSWDFDITNDILTWTDETYKIFNVPAGAPVSYDKFVGFVHPDDRAAVISAWQAALVSKQYDIEHRIIVDGRVKWVREKAELQSDKQGKAVRCIGAVVDITDFKRLVNIRDDFVNTVSHELRTPMAIIHEGVAQVLEGIHGPINEGQTRFLSTTLRSIDRLARIVNDLLDISRLESGRMEAKKEPLDIAQLMRETLAAFRPQAEKKGLELIERLPAAPVILNADRDEITEVLTNLIGNALKFTDKGRIEISCEENDKEVGCSVADTGRGIAAANLPKLFEKFTQFGRVAGGGEKGTAWDWRSSSR, from the coding sequence ATGACGCGGTCAAAGTCCGGGATCGCCGGCGGCCTTTGGTTTTTCATTTTTGTCGTGCTTACCCTGCTGGCAGTTTGCCTGATCGGACTTACTTATTTTAATAACCAGCGCGACCAATTAAAGATATTGGCCCGCAATAACCTGACCGCCATAACCAACCTGAAAGTCGATCAGATCGAGAATTGGCATCAGAAACAAATGGAAGACGCCGCGTTCATTAATGAAATTCCCTTAGTCACGAAACCGTTTTTGTTGTGGCTCGAGGGCGGCCGCTCAGCTGAATTAAAGCAGGAAGTCTTGACCTGGATGAGGATATTGAAGAAACACCATAAATACGAGAACCTGTGCCTGGTCAACCGGGCCGGCCTTGTCCTGCTGTCGGAGAACAAAAATAGTCCGATCAATATCGTTGATGAACAAAAATTGATTTTGGATACATTGCGGTCAAAACAATCGACGCTCTGCGACTTTCATCGGGGCGCTAACGGCAGGATCAAGCTGGATATTGGCGTGCCGATCATGAACGACGGGGACGCAGCCGGGGTGTTGATCCTGCGCATCGATCCCGAGCTTTTCCTCTTTCCCCTGATCCAGATCTGGCCGGTGCCGAGCGATTCCGCCGAAACCCTGCTCGTCAGGCAACAAAGCGGCGAGGTCGTGTTTTTGAACGAACTTCGCCACAAAAAGGACGCCGCTCTCAATCTTCATTTCCCGGTCGGCACGAAATATCTGCCCGCTGCCATGGCCGTCAGAGGCGTCAGCCGCCTGCTGACCGGTATCGATTACCGGGGCGTGCCGGTCCTGGCGGTCGGCCGTCCTATTCCCGGCACAAGCTGGTTCATTATTTCAAAAGTCGACGCCCGGGAAATTTATTCGCCCATGCTTTGGATCGGGCTGCGCGCCGCCGCGATCGGGCTGTTAAGCTTGGGACTGCTCGGCTTCGGGTTTTATTTGATCATCAGGCGCCAGGGCGAGATAGAATTGATAGAAAGTAAGGAAAATTTCGAACGGCTGGTCAGCGCTTCCCCCGACGCTGTTGTCGCGGCCGATCTCGAAGGCAAGATCACCTACGCATCCGCTGAAGCGCTTAAAATGAACGGAATAAAAAATCTTGAAGAGATGATCGGCCGAAACATTTTCGAGTTGGTCACGCCGGAGCAACGGAACGCCGCGCGCAAGAGTTTTCAGCAAACGGTGGAGACCGGCCTGATCAAGGAACTCGAATACTCGCTGCTGCGCCGGGACGGCAGTCAATTTGTCGGTTCGATCAACGCGGCCCTTACCAAAAACGCCACTGAAAAACCCCAGGGCGTCATTATAACGGTCAACGATATCACTTATAAAAAAGCCTTGGAGCGCATCGTTAAAGACAGCGCCGTAAAATTCCAGTCGCTTTTTGACAATATGAGCAGCGGCGTCGTCATTTATCTCTACCGACAAAACGGCAGCGAAGATTTTATCATTTCGGACATTAACCGGGCGGCAGAGCAGATCGAAAAAGTTAACAGGCAAGCGGTGGTCGGCCGGGGCGTGCTGGAAGTCTTCCCGGGAGTCAAGTCATTCGGTTTGTTCGATATCCTGCTGCGGGTCTGGCGGACGGGACAGCCGGAACATTTCCCGATCGGTCTTTATCAAGATCAGCGGATCAGCGGCTGGCGGGAAAATTATATCTATAAATTGCCGACCGGCGAGGTCGTCGCCGTTTACGACGATATAACCCAGCGCAAACAGGCTGAAGAAAAACTGGCAATCGAGAGCTACCGCCTTCAAAAATCGCAGGAACTGGCCCTGGTCGGGAGCTGGGACTTCGATATCACAAACGACATTCTGACCTGGACCGATGAAACTTATAAGATTTTTAACGTTCCGGCCGGCGCGCCGGTAAGTTACGATAAATTCGTCGGTTTTGTTCATCCTGACGACAGGGCCGCCGTAATCAGTGCCTGGCAAGCCGCGCTGGTCAGCAAGCAATATGACATAGAACACCGGATCATTGTCGATGGCCGGGTCAAATGGGTCCGGGAGAAAGCCGAACTGCAGTCTGATAAACAGGGCAAGGCCGTCCGCTGCATCGGCGCCGTTGTCGACATCACCGATTTCAAGCGGCTGGTCAACATCAGAGACGATTTCGTCAATACCGTTTCACACGAACTACGCACCCCGATGGCGATCATCCACGAAGGAGTGGCGCAAGTGCTGGAGGGAATTCATGGGCCGATCAATGAAGGGCAAACCAGATTTCTATCGACGACCCTTCGGAGCATTGACCGCCTGGCCCGTATCGTCAACGATCTGCTCGATATTTCCCGCCTGGAATCGGGCCGGATGGAAGCCAAAAAGGAGCCGCTTGATATTGCACAACTGATGAGGGAGACCTTAGCGGCTTTCCGTCCGCAGGCGGAGAAGAAAGGGCTGGAACTGATCGAACGGCTGCCCGCCGCTCCGGTCATCTTGAACGCCGACCGCGACGAGATCACCGAAGTCTTGACCAACCTGATCGGCAACGCGTTGAAATTCACGGACAAAGGCCGGATCGAAATATCCTGCGAGGAAAACGACAAGGAGGTCGGATGTAGCGTCGCCGATACCGGCCGGGGCATTGCCGCTGCCAATCTGCCCAAATTATTTGAAAAATTCACGCAATTCGGCCGGGTCGCGGGCGGCGGGGAGAAAGGGACGGCCTGGGACTGGCGATCGTCAAGTCGCTGA
- a CDS encoding PAS domain S-box protein, translating into MNRLVAPLSLAAMALAVLALFGWLSGFQILARFDSAYIPMAPSTAVILIIFSAALLFERTKIGAAVKISASTAVLLFLALNRLFDLERFLVSSPEMLGAAPVGRLAPLTELNFILLGLGLFLFGLKRKNRRAEGVLFVSGFLINAAVLTGYLYGLPFFYGGASIPMALNTALALICLASAAILAIGPADFPLSYLAGTGARPLVLRWFAPILFFTVILQGYLYTRLPFGTINFALNSFILALLIIAVLAAGVTYISRLIGSELDRTQALAIESETRFHQDRQKSEARFRTLSEQSPNMIFINYRGKIVYANQCCSEVTGYSPGELLSPDFDFRSLTAPTSLSVFEAALKKHLQGEDVEPYECELVKKNGEKFAAIISTKLIDYENDRAILGVITDISAQRQTEADLKKKLGELELFKEAAIGRELKMIDQEKEIDSLLIELERRGGKINQ; encoded by the coding sequence TTGAACAGATTGGTGGCGCCGCTTTCTCTGGCGGCAATGGCCCTGGCCGTTCTGGCGCTCTTCGGCTGGCTCTCCGGCTTTCAGATACTCGCGCGCTTTGATTCCGCCTACATCCCGATGGCACCGTCCACAGCGGTCATACTTATCATTTTTTCCGCGGCTTTGCTATTCGAGCGGACCAAGATCGGGGCGGCCGTCAAAATATCAGCCTCGACCGCGGTCCTGCTTTTTTTGGCGCTGAACCGGCTATTCGACCTGGAACGGTTTCTGGTGTCCAGTCCGGAAATGCTGGGCGCCGCTCCCGTCGGCCGGCTGGCGCCGCTGACCGAACTAAATTTCATCCTGCTCGGCCTCGGGCTTTTCTTGTTCGGCCTGAAAAGAAAAAATCGCCGGGCCGAAGGGGTGCTGTTTGTTTCGGGCTTCCTGATCAACGCCGCCGTCCTGACCGGTTACCTGTACGGCCTCCCCTTCTTTTACGGAGGGGCCTCTATTCCGATGGCCCTTAACACCGCGCTGGCTTTGATCTGTCTCGCATCAGCCGCGATCCTGGCGATCGGTCCGGCCGATTTCCCCCTAAGCTATCTGGCCGGCACCGGCGCGCGGCCTCTCGTCCTGCGCTGGTTCGCGCCGATCCTTTTTTTCACCGTCATTCTGCAAGGTTACCTTTATACGCGTCTCCCTTTCGGGACGATCAATTTCGCGCTCAATTCATTTATTCTGGCCTTATTGATCATAGCCGTGCTGGCCGCCGGCGTAACTTATATTTCCCGGCTGATCGGTTCCGAGCTTGACCGGACCCAGGCTTTGGCCATTGAATCGGAAACCAGGTTCCACCAGGACCGACAAAAGTCCGAGGCCAGGTTCCGGACCCTCTCCGAACAGTCGCCGAACATGATCTTTATCAACTATCGGGGCAAGATCGTTTACGCCAATCAATGCTGTTCGGAGGTCACCGGCTATTCTCCGGGAGAGCTCCTTTCGCCGGATTTCGATTTCCGTTCGCTAACCGCCCCGACTTCGCTGTCCGTGTTCGAAGCGGCGCTCAAAAAGCATCTCCAGGGCGAAGACGTCGAACCTTATGAATGCGAGCTGGTCAAGAAAAACGGCGAAAAGTTCGCCGCTATCATCTCGACAAAACTGATCGATTACGAGAATGACCGCGCCATCCTCGGCGTCATTACCGATATTTCCGCCCAGCGGCAAACGGAAGCCGATCTGAAGAAAAAGCTCGGAGAACTGGAACTCTTCAAAGAGGCGGCGATCGGCCGGGAACTTAAAATGATCGATCAGGAAAAAGAGATCGATTCGCTCCTAATCGAACTGGAGCGCCGGGGAGGGAAAATAAACCAATGA
- a CDS encoding HAMP domain-containing sensor histidine kinase, producing MDKELIERNLENFQLKHLARTKESLLSQTMAQIEKNRERIVNLEKLRDDLTNLIVHDLKNPLTGIVSSTELMLAGLLGPLTGDQKKSLELSRTGSKQLLNLIMDLLETRKMEEDKMTLNRSSFKLDELAQELAWLELLADQGKKSFTLQIDKGLAISADRRLLVRVIENLVSNAVKHTPAGGRIALRITHDTLHNEILFEASDTGEGIPQEYLNKLFNRFFKVETQNLKTKIDTGLGLYFCKMAVEAHGGKIGVESAVGKGSKFYFTLPTKGENT from the coding sequence ATGGATAAAGAGCTGATCGAACGTAATTTAGAGAACTTTCAGCTTAAACACCTCGCCCGCACCAAAGAATCGCTCCTCTCCCAAACCATGGCCCAGATCGAAAAAAACCGCGAGCGGATAGTCAACCTGGAAAAGCTGCGCGACGATCTGACCAACCTGATCGTCCACGACCTGAAGAATCCGCTGACCGGCATTGTTTCTTCGACCGAGCTGATGCTGGCCGGGCTGCTCGGCCCGCTGACCGGCGACCAAAAGAAATCCCTGGAGCTATCACGGACCGGATCTAAACAGCTGCTTAACCTGATCATGGATCTGCTGGAAACCCGGAAGATGGAAGAGGACAAAATGACCTTGAATCGGTCTTCATTCAAGCTTGATGAGCTTGCCCAAGAGCTCGCCTGGCTGGAACTGCTGGCCGATCAGGGAAAAAAGTCGTTCACTTTGCAGATTGATAAAGGATTGGCTATCTCCGCCGACCGGAGGCTACTGGTCCGGGTGATCGAAAACCTTGTTTCAAATGCCGTAAAACACACCCCCGCCGGCGGCCGGATCGCGTTACGCATAACACATGACACATTACACAACGAAATTTTGTTTGAAGCCTCCGATACCGGCGAAGGCATCCCCCAAGAATATCTGAACAAGCTCTTTAACCGCTTTTTCAAAGTTGAAACCCAAAATTTAAAGACCAAAATCGATACCGGACTCGGGCTCTATTTCTGCAAAATGGCGGTCGAGGCCCACGGGGGAAAAATTGGAGTCGAGAGTGCGGTCGGCAAGGGATCGAAATTTTACTTCACGCTGCCGACCAAAGGAGAAAACACTTGA
- a CDS encoding MBL fold metallo-hydrolase, whose protein sequence is MNYDEAIEIAEGIYWVGFYDQVANFHCNPYLIVDGDEAVLIDPGSAPHFPIVARKVISLIDPKKISTIIVSHQDPDLAGSLPVFEDLINNPELKIATFERVSFLILHYGVRSPFYFFEKNNNRLKLKSGRELVFQPTPYLHTPGAFATYDTKSKIFFSGDLFGAFSDDWDLFAKANYHDQMSLFHKPYMPSREIMKLVLEKIEQYDIEMIASQHGSIIKKEQVKPAIDFLKGLECGTYLKLL, encoded by the coding sequence GTGAATTACGATGAAGCGATCGAAATCGCGGAAGGCATCTACTGGGTCGGCTTTTACGACCAGGTCGCCAATTTTCATTGCAATCCATATTTGATCGTTGACGGCGATGAGGCGGTCCTGATCGACCCCGGCTCCGCTCCCCATTTCCCGATCGTCGCGCGCAAAGTCATTTCACTGATCGATCCGAAAAAGATCTCGACCATCATCGTCAGCCACCAGGACCCCGATCTTGCCGGTTCCCTGCCCGTGTTTGAAGACCTGATCAATAATCCGGAGCTGAAGATCGCCACCTTTGAGCGGGTGTCGTTTCTCATTTTGCATTACGGGGTGCGCTCACCTTTTTATTTCTTTGAAAAAAACAACAATCGGCTCAAATTGAAAAGCGGCCGGGAACTGGTCTTTCAGCCCACCCCCTACCTGCATACGCCCGGAGCTTTCGCCACCTACGACACTAAGTCAAAAATATTTTTTTCCGGCGACCTCTTCGGCGCATTTTCCGACGATTGGGACCTGTTCGCGAAAGCCAACTATCATGACCAGATGAGCCTGTTCCATAAGCCCTACATGCCTTCCCGCGAGATCATGAAGCTGGTGCTGGAAAAAATAGAACAATACGATATCGAGATGATCGCCTCCCAGCACGGCTCGATCATCAAAAAAGAGCAGGTTAAGCCCGCGATCGATTTCCTGAAAGGACTCGAATGCGGGACATACCTAAAGCTATTGTAA